The Caballeronia sp. SL2Y3 genome includes a window with the following:
- a CDS encoding aldo/keto reductase, whose translation MQYRKFGSTGLTVSRLTLGTMTFGLQTDENVSRSIMDRASEAGVNFIDTADVYPLGGTHDIVGRTEEIVGRWLSGKRDQFILATKAVGVMGPLDWNKGASRKHLLDAIDASLRRLNTDYVDLYQLHMDDRDTPLDETLEALDVIVRHGKARYIGVSNFLAYRLARTLGRADVLRTARFVSVQPRYNLLFRQIERELLPLAIEEGLAVIPYNPLAGGLLTGKHKHGAAPSEGRFTATVGKAGEMYQERYWHEREFQTIEKLKEIVAPTGRSMANTSLAWVLENPAVTSAIIGASRPEQLDDTLAAVDQPLDPEIKAKLDDATVEYRWGDASR comes from the coding sequence GTGCAATACCGCAAATTCGGCAGCACCGGACTCACCGTATCGCGTCTCACCCTGGGCACGATGACTTTCGGTCTGCAGACCGACGAGAACGTATCGCGCAGCATCATGGACCGCGCGAGCGAGGCAGGCGTGAATTTCATCGATACCGCCGATGTCTATCCGCTCGGCGGCACGCACGATATCGTCGGCCGCACGGAGGAGATCGTCGGGCGATGGCTTTCCGGCAAGCGCGATCAGTTCATCCTCGCGACGAAGGCCGTCGGCGTGATGGGACCGCTCGACTGGAACAAGGGCGCGTCGCGCAAGCACCTGCTCGACGCCATCGACGCGTCGCTCAGACGCCTGAACACCGATTACGTCGATCTGTATCAGCTGCATATGGACGACCGCGACACGCCGCTCGACGAAACGCTGGAAGCGCTCGACGTGATCGTGCGGCACGGCAAGGCGCGTTATATCGGCGTGTCGAATTTTCTGGCGTACCGGCTCGCGCGGACGCTGGGCCGCGCCGACGTGCTGCGTACCGCGCGCTTCGTCTCGGTGCAGCCGCGCTACAACCTGCTGTTCCGGCAGATCGAGCGCGAGTTGCTGCCGCTAGCGATAGAAGAAGGGCTCGCCGTGATTCCGTACAACCCGCTCGCAGGCGGCCTGCTGACCGGCAAGCACAAGCACGGCGCGGCGCCTTCCGAGGGACGCTTCACCGCGACCGTCGGCAAGGCGGGCGAGATGTATCAGGAGCGTTACTGGCACGAGCGCGAGTTCCAGACCATCGAGAAGCTGAAGGAAATCGTCGCGCCGACGGGGCGGTCTATGGCGAACACGTCGCTCGCTTGGGTGCTGGAGAATCCCGCGGTGACATCGGCGATCATCGGCGCGAGCCGCCCTGAGCAACTCGACGATACGCTCGCTGCCGTCGATCAGCCGCTCGATCCGGAGATCAAGGCGAAGCTCGACGACGCGACCGTCGAATACCGCTGGGGCGATGCATCGCGGTAA
- a CDS encoding AI-2E family transporter, translated as MNNHQSVHQSFFHILLFVVTVALGWVLLPFFGAIFWGAILALLFQPMQRWLTVRFGKRRNLAALTTLAAAILIVIIPVSVVAVTLVQEVALVYTRIKSGDLNFGMYFQHVLHALPASVQQLLGRYGLDDIPGVQSKLMEGASRISQFAAAQALLIGQNTFQFIVSFGVMLYLVFFLLRDGVEIGRRIRRALPLDPAPKQHLIAKFTTVVRATVKGNIAVAAVQGFLGGLIFWILGINGSLLWGVLMAFLSLLPAVGAALVWAPAALYFFMTGEIWRGLVLVAFCVVVIGLVDNVLRPILVGKDTKMPDWVVLISTLGGMALFGINGFVIGPLVAALFMASWDIFSQDEDPQ; from the coding sequence ATGAACAACCACCAGTCCGTTCACCAGAGCTTCTTCCATATCCTGCTGTTCGTCGTGACCGTCGCGCTCGGCTGGGTGCTTTTGCCCTTCTTCGGCGCGATCTTCTGGGGCGCGATTCTCGCGCTGCTTTTTCAGCCGATGCAGCGCTGGCTGACGGTGCGCTTCGGCAAGCGCCGCAACCTCGCCGCGCTCACGACGCTCGCTGCCGCCATTCTGATCGTCATCATTCCGGTGTCGGTGGTCGCGGTGACGCTCGTGCAGGAAGTGGCGCTCGTCTATACGCGCATCAAGAGCGGCGATCTGAACTTCGGCATGTACTTTCAGCATGTGCTTCATGCGCTGCCGGCGTCGGTGCAGCAACTGCTCGGGCGTTACGGCCTCGACGACATTCCCGGCGTGCAGAGCAAGCTGATGGAAGGCGCCTCGCGCATCAGCCAGTTCGCGGCGGCGCAGGCGCTGCTCATCGGTCAGAACACGTTCCAGTTCATCGTGAGCTTCGGCGTGATGCTCTATCTCGTGTTTTTCCTGCTGCGCGATGGCGTCGAGATCGGGCGACGCATCCGCCGCGCGCTTCCGCTCGACCCGGCGCCGAAGCAGCATCTGATCGCGAAGTTCACGACCGTCGTGCGCGCGACGGTCAAGGGCAACATCGCGGTGGCCGCCGTGCAGGGCTTTCTCGGTGGGCTGATCTTCTGGATTCTCGGCATCAACGGCTCCTTGCTATGGGGCGTGCTGATGGCGTTTCTCTCGCTGTTGCCGGCGGTGGGCGCGGCGCTCGTCTGGGCACCGGCCGCGCTGTACTTTTTCATGACTGGCGAAATATGGCGCGGGCTCGTGCTGGTGGCGTTCTGCGTCGTCGTGATCGGGCTCGTGGATAACGTGCTGCGTCCGATCCTCGTCGGCAAGGACACGAAGATGCCGGACTGGGTCGTGCTGATCTCGACGCTCGGCGGCATGGCGTTATTCGGCATCAACGGCTTCGTGATCGGGCCGCTCGTGGCGGCGCTGTTCATGGCGAGCTGGGATATCTTTTCGCAGGACGAGGACCCGCAGTAG
- the rarD gene encoding EamA family transporter RarD, which produces MNPGVVYAFAAFAIWGLFPIYFKALHSIGAIEMLAHRMAWSMLFLLIVLTARRQWQWLVPVLRDKRLLARFAASAVLLSANWGIYIWAVNAGRIVEASLGYFINPLVNVLFGMAFLHERLRPVQWMAVIVAALGVAWLTWVNGAPPWISFALALTFGGYGLLRKTASLGALEGLTLETMLLCPVALLYLFVLGSHGASGFAHATIGVKLLLAAAGPVTAVPLLLFAAGARRIPLSMLGLIQYITPSLQLLIGVAIYQEAFGHDQLIGYGAIWTALALYSLEGVYSARRARAA; this is translated from the coding sequence ATGAATCCAGGCGTCGTCTACGCATTCGCGGCTTTTGCCATCTGGGGTCTTTTCCCGATCTACTTCAAGGCGCTGCATTCGATCGGCGCGATAGAAATGCTCGCGCACCGCATGGCGTGGTCGATGCTCTTTCTGCTGATCGTGCTGACCGCGCGCCGTCAATGGCAATGGCTCGTGCCCGTGCTGCGCGACAAGCGGCTCCTCGCGCGCTTCGCGGCGAGCGCGGTGCTGCTCTCCGCGAACTGGGGCATCTATATCTGGGCGGTGAACGCGGGGCGCATCGTCGAGGCGAGTCTCGGCTACTTCATCAATCCGCTCGTCAACGTGCTGTTCGGCATGGCGTTCCTGCACGAACGCCTGCGGCCGGTGCAGTGGATGGCCGTGATCGTGGCCGCGCTGGGCGTCGCTTGGCTCACATGGGTGAACGGCGCGCCGCCCTGGATCAGCTTCGCGCTGGCGCTCACGTTCGGCGGCTATGGCCTGCTGCGCAAGACGGCTTCGCTCGGCGCGCTCGAAGGCTTGACGCTCGAAACCATGCTGCTGTGTCCGGTCGCGCTGCTGTATCTGTTCGTGCTCGGCTCGCACGGAGCAAGCGGCTTCGCGCACGCGACCATCGGCGTAAAGCTGCTGCTCGCGGCGGCCGGACCGGTGACGGCCGTGCCGCTACTGCTGTTTGCCGCCGGCGCGCGGCGCATTCCGCTGTCCATGCTCGGGCTCATTCAATACATCACGCCGTCGCTGCAACTGCTGATCGGCGTGGCGATCTATCAGGAGGCGTTCGGGCACGATCAGCTGATCGGCTACGGCGCCATCTGGACCGCGCTCGCGCTGTATTCGCTAGAAGGCGTCTATTCGGCGCGGCGGGCGCGGGCAGCTTGA